The Gammaproteobacteria bacterium genome includes a window with the following:
- the tuf gene encoding elongation factor Tu (EF-Tu; promotes GTP-dependent binding of aminoacyl-tRNA to the A-site of ribosomes during protein biosynthesis; when the tRNA anticodon matches the mRNA codon, GTP hydrolysis results; the inactive EF-Tu-GDP leaves the ribosome and release of GDP is promoted by elongation factor Ts; many prokaryotes have two copies of the gene encoding EF-Tu) yields the protein MAKEKFQRDKEHVNVGTIGHVDHGKTTLTAALTKVMAEQHGG from the coding sequence ATGGCAAAAGAAAAATTTCAACGTGATAAAGAGCACGTAAACGTAGGAACTATTGGCCACGTTGACCATGGTAAGACGACATTAACAGCGGCGTTGACGAAGGTGATGGCGGAGCAACATGGTGGTG